In the genome of Bacillus sp. S3, one region contains:
- a CDS encoding polysaccharide biosynthesis protein, with product MSFQKRLFSLLAIDSLIVFTSAYICSFLLFSGCAVPTVPLTLVSTTLLVSHHLFAYKYKLYKRAWEYASVDEMVTVLKAVTFSVITAAIIQFVIGQQIYFRILTTTWMMHLFLIGGTRFSWRLYNDQHFSSGKKVKKRTLIIGAGSAGILVARQLKYSNDCDLIPVAFIDDDKQKQHLEILGLPVLGGLNNLKDVVKNQMIENIIIAIPSLSKKELHAIYLECTKTKINTQMMPMFEDLVTGKVSVNEIRNVEPGDLLGREPVELDTHSISKYMTNSVVLVTGAGGSIGSEICRQISQFSPSKLILLGHGENSIYTIEMELKSTLRTNIEIVTEIADITDRDKMFSVMNEYKPRVVFHAAAHKHVPLMERNPEEAIKNNVIGTRNVAEAAGENSVETFVMISTDKAVNPTSVMGATKRIAEMIVQDLNQKSNTRFVAVRFGNVLGSRGSVIPLFKDQISKGGPVTVTHPKMTRYFMTIPEASRLVLQAGARAKGGEIFVLDMGEPVKIVDLAKNLIRLSGYSEDEIEIIYSGIRPGEKLFEEILNKNEVQDEQVHPKIFVGKSVNLDAKKIGELLENYSFLDRGALKEMLLFLANQSNESIRVVV from the coding sequence ATGAGCTTTCAAAAACGGTTGTTTTCTTTATTAGCAATTGATTCTTTAATTGTGTTCACATCCGCATATATCTGTTCTTTTCTTTTATTCTCTGGCTGTGCTGTCCCCACTGTCCCCCTGACACTTGTATCAACCACCTTGTTAGTAAGCCATCATTTGTTTGCTTATAAATATAAGCTTTATAAAAGGGCTTGGGAGTATGCAAGTGTCGATGAGATGGTAACCGTTCTAAAGGCCGTAACCTTCTCCGTCATCACTGCAGCGATTATTCAATTTGTGATAGGACAGCAAATATATTTTCGAATTTTAACAACCACATGGATGATGCATTTATTTTTAATAGGGGGCACCCGTTTTTCTTGGCGTCTCTATAATGATCAACATTTTTCCAGCGGCAAAAAAGTGAAGAAGAGGACGCTCATCATTGGAGCCGGTTCCGCCGGTATACTAGTGGCCAGGCAATTAAAATATAGTAACGATTGCGATCTTATTCCAGTGGCCTTTATTGATGATGATAAACAAAAGCAGCACCTTGAAATTTTGGGGCTCCCAGTACTTGGCGGCTTAAATAATCTCAAAGATGTGGTCAAAAATCAAATGATTGAAAATATTATCATTGCAATCCCATCGCTTAGTAAAAAAGAATTGCATGCTATTTATCTGGAGTGCACCAAAACAAAGATTAATACACAAATGATGCCTATGTTTGAAGATTTAGTTACCGGCAAGGTCTCCGTTAATGAAATACGAAATGTAGAGCCAGGTGATTTGTTGGGCAGGGAGCCGGTTGAATTAGATACCCACTCAATTTCAAAATACATGACAAACAGCGTGGTATTAGTAACCGGTGCGGGTGGATCAATCGGCTCGGAAATTTGCCGGCAAATTTCCCAATTTTCGCCATCAAAACTTATTTTGCTTGGCCACGGTGAGAATAGTATTTATACGATTGAAATGGAATTGAAATCCACATTACGCACAAATATCGAAATTGTAACTGAAATTGCGGATATTACCGATAGGGATAAAATGTTCTCTGTTATGAATGAATATAAGCCAAGGGTAGTTTTTCATGCGGCAGCCCATAAGCATGTTCCATTAATGGAACGGAACCCTGAAGAAGCCATAAAGAATAATGTGATTGGCACGAGAAATGTAGCGGAGGCGGCGGGAGAAAACAGTGTTGAAACCTTTGTGATGATATCGACAGATAAGGCGGTAAACCCAACAAGTGTGATGGGAGCTACAAAGAGAATTGCAGAGATGATCGTACAGGATCTCAATCAAAAAAGTAATACAAGGTTCGTTGCCGTCCGTTTTGGAAATGTGCTAGGGAGCAGGGGGAGTGTAATCCCATTGTTCAAGGATCAAATCTCTAAGGGTGGTCCTGTTACGGTCACACATCCAAAAATGACAAGATACTTTATGACCATCCCTGAAGCCTCTAGACTCGTCTTACAAGCGGGAGCACGTGCAAAAGGCGGCGAAATTTTTGTACTTGATATGGGTGAGCCAGTAAAGATAGTTGACCTAGCAAAAAATCTAATTCGTTTATCCGGCTATTCAGAGGATGAGATTGAAATTATTTATTCCGGAATAAGGCCAGGGGAGAAACTATTTGAGGAAATTCTTAATAAAAATGAGGTGCAGGATGAACAGGTTCATCCGAAAATCTTCGTAGGGAAATCAGTGAATTTAGATGCTAAAAAGATTGGAGAATTACTTGAGAATTATAGCTTTTTAGACAGGGGGGCACTCAAGGAAATGCTATTATTTTTGGCCAATCAATCTAATGAATCAATAAGAGTAGTGGTTTAA
- a CDS encoding aminotransferase class I/II-fold pyridoxal phosphate-dependent enzyme, protein MENNKKRIYLSPPHMTGNEQKYIERSFQSNWIAPLGPNVDRFEVEIAQYVGVKGALAVSSGTAAIHLALRLLDVKAGDKVFCSTLTFVASANPILYQQAVPVFIDSEFDTWNMSPKALKKAFMDAEKERKLPKAVIVVHLYGQNAKMDEIIEICNFYQVPIIEDAAESLGSTYKERKSGSIGKFGVYSFNGNKIITTSGGGMLVSNDQEALAKGKFFATQARDNYPYYQHSELGYNYRMSNILAGIGIAQLAVIEERVKQKQAIYQQYVRELSQIKEFVFMPEYQGTRHNRWLTALYIDSEPPVYTPLELIQELEKENIEARPVWKPMHLQPLLNKYRFYPHSSQLSVAECLFKRGICLPSGTSMTEAEQLRVIDTIQSFINSRSKQHFIAT, encoded by the coding sequence ATGGAAAATAATAAAAAGAGAATTTATCTCTCCCCGCCCCATATGACTGGCAATGAGCAAAAATATATTGAAAGGTCATTTCAATCCAATTGGATTGCTCCACTGGGTCCTAATGTGGATCGGTTCGAAGTGGAGATTGCTCAATATGTGGGAGTTAAGGGAGCGCTTGCTGTAAGTTCAGGTACGGCAGCTATCCATCTGGCCTTACGTCTGCTGGATGTAAAGGCAGGTGACAAGGTTTTTTGTTCCACACTTACATTTGTCGCAAGTGCAAATCCAATTCTTTACCAGCAGGCAGTACCGGTGTTCATAGATTCAGAGTTTGATACATGGAATATGTCGCCAAAGGCCTTGAAAAAAGCTTTTATGGATGCTGAAAAAGAAAGAAAACTGCCCAAAGCTGTTATTGTTGTTCATCTCTATGGTCAGAATGCAAAAATGGATGAAATCATAGAAATCTGTAATTTTTATCAGGTCCCGATTATTGAAGATGCTGCAGAATCATTGGGCTCTACTTACAAGGAGAGAAAAAGTGGTTCGATTGGTAAATTTGGTGTCTATTCCTTTAATGGAAACAAAATTATTACCACTTCGGGCGGGGGAATGCTGGTTTCGAATGATCAGGAGGCATTGGCTAAGGGAAAGTTTTTCGCAACACAAGCACGCGATAATTATCCCTATTATCAGCATAGTGAACTAGGCTACAATTATCGAATGAGCAACATCTTGGCCGGAATTGGAATTGCGCAGCTAGCTGTAATTGAAGAGAGAGTAAAACAAAAGCAGGCAATTTATCAGCAATATGTACGTGAATTAAGTCAAATTAAAGAGTTTGTTTTTATGCCTGAATACCAAGGGACCCGTCATAATCGCTGGTTAACGGCTTTATATATTGACTCAGAACCACCAGTGTATACACCGCTTGAGTTAATACAGGAACTTGAAAAAGAAAATATTGAAGCGCGACCGGTTTGGAAGCCCATGCATTTACAGCCATTACTTAATAAATACCGGTTCTATCCACATTCCAGTCAGTTATCCGTTGCGGAATGTTTATTTAAACGAGGGATTTGTCTGCCTTCAGGAACCAGCATGACTGAAGCGGAACAATTACGTGTCATCGATACAATCCAATCTTTTATAAATAGTCGGAGTAAACAGCATTTTATTGCTACATAG
- a CDS encoding GNAT family N-acetyltransferase, with amino-acid sequence MVYTLFDLSEREIWHHFLEKTASKDIYFTPEYLEIYERNGEGKAQLFLYQDGEDFIYYPFLVRNLQDIPITDEVRKKYGELYDITTPYGYGGPITNTTDGVKKKQLFRQFEDSFRSYCDQHKIISEFVRFHPFIRNDLDYQDIDSLLNRHTIYIDLALDLEEIWANYDNKNRNRLRKAEANEYFTMVHRPANEFETFMNLYYKTMDKKHAYEYYYFQREFFENQVELLSGQLELIEVIMDNKVIMSCFFMHHGEFIHYHLLGSDEDYLKYSPNNSLIHYAVGWAKAKGLKVLHLGGGYSGDHDTLYRFKKRFNKYGDLPFYIGKRIRNGLIYQELIKSLPVANNYFPLYRHPDLIAENHLSKQ; translated from the coding sequence GTGGTTTATACATTATTTGATTTAAGTGAAAGAGAAATCTGGCATCATTTTCTCGAAAAGACAGCCAGTAAGGATATTTATTTTACACCTGAATACTTAGAAATTTACGAGAGGAATGGGGAAGGGAAAGCGCAGCTGTTTTTGTACCAAGATGGAGAGGATTTTATTTATTATCCATTTCTAGTAAGAAATCTGCAGGACATTCCGATAACGGATGAAGTCCGAAAAAAATATGGAGAATTGTATGATATTACAACTCCTTACGGTTACGGGGGACCAATAACCAATACAACAGATGGTGTGAAGAAAAAACAATTATTTCGCCAATTTGAGGATTCATTTCGTTCTTATTGCGATCAACACAAAATCATCTCGGAGTTTGTCCGATTCCATCCATTCATTCGGAATGATTTAGATTATCAAGATATCGACTCACTACTGAACCGCCATACGATTTACATTGATTTAGCTTTGGATTTAGAAGAAATATGGGCGAATTACGATAATAAAAATCGAAATCGACTACGGAAGGCAGAGGCCAACGAATACTTTACAATGGTTCATCGCCCTGCGAATGAATTTGAAACCTTTATGAATTTATATTACAAGACAATGGATAAGAAACATGCGTATGAATATTACTATTTTCAAAGGGAATTTTTTGAAAATCAAGTGGAACTGTTGAGTGGTCAGTTGGAATTAATTGAAGTCATAATGGACAATAAAGTGATTATGTCCTGCTTCTTTATGCATCATGGGGAGTTTATTCATTATCATTTATTGGGTTCTGATGAAGATTATCTTAAGTATTCCCCAAACAATTCGCTGATCCATTATGCTGTTGGCTGGGCAAAAGCCAAGGGGTTAAAAGTTTTACATCTTGGCGGGGGCTATTCAGGGGATCATGATACCTTGTATCGATTTAAAAAGCGGTTTAATAAATATGGGGATTTACCCTTCTATATTGGAAAAAGAATTCGTAATGGGCTTATTTATCAAGAGCTAATTAAAAGCCTTCCAGTTGCCAATAATTATTTTCCTTTGTACCGGCATCCGGACCTGATCGCAGAAAATCATTTAAGCAAACAGTAG
- a CDS encoding GNAT family N-acetyltransferase has protein sequence MKIQIEPLRNRDAPLIPELIKSGMNRKIFPLTIFSSKGYEAYLNKWLTIAEKHRKVKFYGAFTGERLAGYTEWRVLEEALFLNNIYVFPEYQGLRIGRTLLVEHGKQLLDQFGRTKISLDVFADNMAAINWYKKIGFVKIGSSNWYVREQTAVTDWKGPSGGCWIENYPNAESEQTAYGFSQLMCSTRNGTYQIGRITDQYYRITNPSALYDTDLLQYLNGLDPGRRLLIVTNKEVPQPHVLLCESNRMTARFN, from the coding sequence ATGAAAATACAGATTGAACCTTTGCGAAATAGAGATGCACCTCTCATCCCCGAGCTAATCAAATCGGGAATGAATCGTAAGATATTTCCGCTTACGATATTTAGTTCAAAAGGCTATGAAGCATATCTAAACAAGTGGCTTACCATTGCGGAGAAACACCGAAAGGTCAAGTTTTATGGGGCATTTACCGGTGAGAGGCTGGCGGGCTACACAGAATGGCGCGTGTTGGAGGAAGCTCTTTTTTTAAATAATATTTATGTCTTTCCGGAATATCAGGGTCTAAGGATCGGCAGGACCCTGCTGGTTGAGCATGGGAAACAATTACTAGATCAATTTGGAAGGACCAAGATTTCCCTTGATGTATTTGCTGATAACATGGCGGCAATAAATTGGTATAAAAAAATTGGCTTTGTGAAAATAGGGTCTTCCAATTGGTATGTCCGGGAGCAAACAGCTGTAACAGATTGGAAAGGTCCCTCAGGAGGATGTTGGATTGAGAACTATCCTAATGCGGAATCGGAGCAAACGGCATATGGGTTTTCACAGCTTATGTGTTCAACCCGTAATGGTACTTACCAGATTGGGAGAATCACCGATCAATACTACCGGATAACCAATCCTTCTGCCCTCTATGATACTGATTTGCTTCAATATCTTAATGGGCTTGACCCTGGACGCCGGCTGCTTATCGTCACAAATAAGGAAGTGCCACAGCCGCACGTATTATTGTGTGAAAGTAACAGAATGACAGCAAGGTTTAATTGA
- a CDS encoding sugar transferase, whose translation MKRFCDIFVSLLLLCLFSPIILGAAVVVRVKLGSPILFKQKRVGYHEKIFTVYKFRTMTNEKDLAGNDLPDSVRLTKTGLIIRRLSLDELPQLLNVVKGDMSLVGPRPLLVRYLPYYSDQERKRHTVRPGITGYAQVEGRNQLDWNTRLALDVFYVDHQSLFFDLKIIIKTISKTLKREGIADVPADQMLDFDVERRMKA comes from the coding sequence ATGAAAAGATTTTGTGATATTTTTGTGAGTTTACTCCTCCTATGTCTCTTTAGCCCGATCATACTTGGGGCTGCCGTCGTTGTAAGGGTGAAATTAGGCTCTCCCATTCTCTTTAAACAAAAACGAGTGGGGTATCATGAAAAGATTTTTACTGTCTATAAGTTCAGAACAATGACAAATGAAAAGGATTTAGCAGGTAATGACTTGCCGGATTCTGTGCGGTTAACAAAGACGGGGCTTATCATTAGACGCTTAAGTTTGGATGAATTACCGCAGTTGCTTAACGTCGTAAAAGGTGATATGAGTTTGGTCGGTCCTCGGCCGCTATTAGTCCGATATTTGCCTTACTATTCTGATCAAGAAAGGAAAAGGCATACAGTTCGTCCGGGAATTACCGGATACGCACAAGTAGAGGGCAGGAATCAACTGGATTGGAACACAAGATTGGCATTAGATGTTTTTTATGTCGATCATCAATCATTATTCTTCGACTTGAAAATTATTATTAAAACTATCAGTAAAACGCTAAAACGCGAAGGGATTGCTGATGTTCCTGCTGATCAGATGTTAGATTTTGATGTTGAACGAAGGATGAAGGCTTAG
- a CDS encoding acyltransferase family protein, which yields METKRRKLSFVQISRAIAIIFVLLGHVNILFHTKFNYDWFDMGQWERTGGVDFFFIVTGFMIFYLYHKQAGRPGKAKEFLLKRVIRIYPLYWMFTLLSIAVSLLLPSAGGSYPAELIFKSILILPPEPILDSAWSLSHVVFFYLLFAAYIFRPKILKPLIAIWILATMLIGLKFVPFPEHSFIFSFSNLEIICGCVVAYLTLNFNFKYSTLFVTAGLLGYLAVWLNNIYQIFHIHVPLFFCIFSMLLMLGIAEKDKKERQTPKALSFLGDASYSIYIAHGPFLHLYILLMVKFHVIGALGYFLTMSAVIILTVLSCCLVYQLIEKPMLKYLRKVVFTKVNRSIDMPLIMGK from the coding sequence TTGGAGACTAAAAGAAGAAAGCTGTCATTTGTACAGATTTCAAGAGCGATAGCGATTATATTTGTTCTCTTAGGCCATGTCAATATTTTGTTTCATACCAAGTTTAACTATGATTGGTTTGATATGGGGCAATGGGAAAGAACAGGAGGGGTCGATTTCTTTTTTATTGTAACAGGTTTTATGATTTTTTATCTCTATCATAAACAAGCCGGAAGACCGGGAAAGGCAAAGGAATTTCTTCTAAAGCGTGTGATTAGAATTTATCCGCTATATTGGATGTTTACATTATTATCGATTGCTGTTTCGTTATTATTACCATCTGCGGGGGGCAGCTACCCGGCCGAACTAATCTTTAAGTCAATCCTGATCCTGCCTCCCGAACCGATTCTGGATTCTGCCTGGTCGCTTAGTCATGTCGTCTTTTTCTATCTTTTGTTTGCAGCTTATATTTTCCGGCCGAAAATCCTTAAACCTCTCATTGCTATATGGATTCTGGCTACGATGTTAATAGGCTTAAAGTTTGTTCCTTTTCCGGAGCATTCCTTTATTTTTAGCTTTAGCAATTTGGAAATCATTTGCGGATGTGTAGTGGCTTATCTGACGCTTAACTTTAATTTTAAATATTCAACCTTGTTCGTAACAGCAGGGCTGCTTGGATATTTAGCGGTTTGGTTAAATAATATATATCAAATTTTTCATATACATGTGCCGTTATTCTTTTGTATATTTTCCATGCTTCTTATGCTGGGGATTGCCGAAAAAGACAAGAAGGAAAGGCAAACACCAAAGGCACTGTCATTCTTGGGGGATGCTTCTTACTCCATTTACATTGCTCATGGGCCATTTTTACATCTTTATATTTTACTAATGGTTAAATTTCATGTAATAGGTGCTTTAGGGTACTTTTTAACAATGTCAGCTGTCATTATATTAACCGTCCTTTCCTGCTGTCTCGTATATCAGCTTATTGAAAAGCCAATGTTGAAATATTTACGAAAAGTAGTCTTCACAAAGGTAAATCGTTCGATAGACATGCCATTAATAATGGGTAAATAG
- a CDS encoding glycosyltransferase family 2 protein, which translates to MNYSAESKVSIITPTYNAARFITETIHSVKAQTYTNWEMIIVDDCSTDNTVDLVKKERELDSRIKLIELAANGGPAKARNKAITASSGNYLAFLDSDDLWSPHKLERQLNFMKKNNLAFSFTNYRIMDESGERTNTLIQVPAKIKYKCLLKNTLIGTLTVILDKRKVGNIQMPLYRDCSEDYGLWLSILSNGIDAYGLNEELALYRKREHSLSSNKLKSAQKTWNTYRKVEKINIPSALWYFANYSLRALKKHAKT; encoded by the coding sequence ATGAACTATTCGGCAGAATCGAAGGTTTCAATTATCACTCCAACCTATAACGCTGCACGATTTATTACTGAAACCATCCATTCCGTTAAAGCCCAAACGTATACAAACTGGGAAATGATTATTGTCGATGATTGTTCGACAGATAACACAGTTGATCTGGTAAAGAAAGAAAGGGAGCTTGATTCTCGAATTAAATTAATTGAGCTCGCAGCAAATGGCGGCCCGGCAAAGGCAAGGAATAAAGCCATCACTGCTTCGTCAGGAAACTATCTTGCTTTTTTAGATAGCGATGACCTTTGGAGTCCCCATAAATTAGAAAGACAACTGAATTTCATGAAAAAAAATAATCTTGCCTTTTCGTTTACGAATTACAGGATTATGGATGAAAGTGGAGAAAGGACGAATACGCTCATTCAGGTGCCCGCAAAAATTAAATATAAATGCCTATTAAAAAACACCCTGATTGGCACACTAACCGTCATTTTAGATAAAAGGAAAGTCGGAAACATACAAATGCCTTTATATCGGGACTGTTCGGAGGATTATGGCCTCTGGCTTTCAATCCTTTCAAATGGAATTGATGCATATGGTCTGAATGAGGAGTTAGCCCTCTACAGAAAACGAGAACATTCACTATCAAGTAATAAACTGAAATCTGCTCAGAAAACCTGGAATACGTATAGGAAGGTTGAAAAAATTAATATACCTTCCGCCCTATGGTATTTTGCAAATTATTCACTTCGTGCATTAAAGAAACATGCCAAAACGTAA
- a CDS encoding sugar transferase produces the protein MNDRYRGSCVKLIQAVADITLVFAGFIIAYLVSYQLSIPIAGTLISSNWLILLSASSYFVFYLYDLYGDWQRKNIQHVVYSVVLSMVFFSIFISAISLLTPYLSFQQSFIFIAFLIQTILLLAARASVWYLYKKFFGKRKVIIIGEDSNAGIHLADKIINHHKGWFEISGFITAANMAIIYENIKKCDLLLLSPNLSGEDKEEILSLCMKHGKEAMVVPQQFELSVIAADIQQIDDMLVVSIKPPNISISQRFLKRGFDVLISFLLLVIASPLLLALFLFIPLTSKGPALYKQERIGQKGNPYMIYKFRSMIQDAEERTGPVLATDRDPRITAIGRFIRAVRLDELPQLLNVLKGDMSIVGPRPEREYFINQFKQKLPEYHYRLTVKPGITGLAQVLANYTTPVEDKLRFDLLYVHNYSFWLDVKILFQTIRVVLQPEQAQGLKEENNLPNQRLLKSLKKKKVMNH, from the coding sequence ATGAATGATAGATATCGAGGGAGTTGTGTGAAGCTTATTCAAGCAGTTGCCGATATCACTTTAGTCTTTGCAGGTTTTATTATTGCCTATTTGGTTTCCTATCAACTTTCCATCCCAATTGCCGGAACCCTGATCTCTTCCAATTGGTTAATTTTACTTTCGGCATCCAGTTATTTTGTTTTCTATCTATATGACCTCTACGGAGATTGGCAGCGAAAAAATATTCAGCATGTAGTTTATTCCGTTGTATTATCGATGGTGTTTTTTTCAATCTTTATTTCGGCCATTTCCCTATTGACACCCTATCTATCCTTCCAGCAAAGTTTTATCTTTATTGCATTTCTCATTCAGACGATACTATTACTCGCAGCACGTGCAAGTGTTTGGTACCTTTACAAGAAATTTTTCGGTAAAAGGAAGGTCATTATTATCGGGGAAGATTCGAATGCAGGAATCCATTTGGCAGACAAAATTATCAATCATCATAAAGGATGGTTTGAAATATCAGGATTTATTACTGCGGCTAATATGGCGATTATTTATGAAAATATCAAAAAGTGTGATCTTCTTCTCCTTAGCCCGAACCTGAGTGGGGAGGATAAAGAAGAAATTCTGAGCTTATGTATGAAACATGGCAAAGAGGCAATGGTGGTACCGCAGCAATTCGAGCTTTCTGTCATAGCAGCCGATATCCAGCAAATTGATGATATGTTAGTCGTTTCGATCAAACCGCCGAATATAAGCATAAGCCAACGGTTTCTTAAGCGCGGGTTTGATGTGTTGATTTCATTCCTCCTATTAGTAATCGCCAGTCCGCTATTATTGGCGTTATTTCTGTTCATTCCGCTGACGTCAAAAGGACCGGCTCTTTATAAACAAGAGCGGATCGGGCAAAAGGGGAATCCATATATGATTTATAAGTTTAGAAGTATGATTCAAGATGCAGAAGAGAGAACAGGTCCCGTACTTGCAACAGATAGAGATCCCCGAATTACGGCAATTGGAAGATTCATTCGAGCTGTTCGTTTAGATGAGCTTCCACAATTATTAAATGTTCTTAAAGGGGATATGAGCATTGTTGGTCCAAGGCCGGAACGAGAATATTTCATTAATCAATTTAAACAAAAGTTGCCTGAATACCATTACCGGTTAACAGTTAAGCCGGGAATAACAGGCTTAGCACAAGTGTTGGCCAACTATACCACACCTGTTGAAGATAAGTTAAGGTTTGACCTCTTATATGTTCATAATTATTCCTTTTGGCTGGATGTAAAAATCTTATTTCAAACTATTCGTGTGGTCCTTCAGCCTGAACAGGCACAGGGGCTGAAGGAAGAAAACAATCTTCCAAACCAGCGATTACTAAAGAGTCTAAAGAAGAAAAAGGTTATGAACCATTAA